The DNA window CCCTATTCTCCATACCAAAAAAACAACTTTAATCTCTCAGATAATACTTCCGACTTGTTATCCCCATCGGTACCAGATCGAAATACTTTGACTGAAGATCCTTCTGGGATACGATACTTGTCCATCGGAAATATATATCCATCCAACATGCCTATAATTCTATACATGGCGTAGGCCAACACTAGGAATACTAATAAATATTTGAGCGCACGCAGACACTTACGTAGTGAAATTATCATAACCTTCCCTCTCTTTCTATACCCAAACTAAGATCCTATTAATTAAAAATAAGGACATTGTTTATAACAGTATATAAAAGAGACACAAAGTTTATGTACATTTATACTAGACAAGGATTGTTCTCTGACTACCTAGCCAGATAGCAAAAAAAGCTCCAAACGGCACGGTGGCCGTGAGAAGCTTTTTGGTTCGAATGATTAGTTAGTGCTTTCACCTTTATCCTGGTTATCACTATTCTTGTCTTTACAACGATAGCAAATGCCATGAAAATCAAGGCGATGATCGAGTACCGTAAAATTGAACTCTTTGTCCAATCGTTCCTCGAGCTCTCCAAGCCAGTCTTCGCGGATTTCATCCATTGCCCCGCATTGCACACATATCAAGTGATGGTGATGATGCTTGGATGTATCTGTACGCAAATCGTAACGAGCTACTCCGTCGCCGAAATTGATCTTCTCAACGACATGCAATTCACTCAATAACTCCAGCGTACGATAAACCGTCGCAAGACCGATTTCCGGAGCCTTATCCTTAACAAGCATAAACACATCTTCAGCACTTAAATGATCTTCTTCATTTTCTAGCAGTACCCTTACCGTGGCTTCCCGCTGGGGTGTCAACTTGTAACCGTGGGATTGTAACTGCTGCTTGATTTTCTCGATCTTTGCTTCCATGTTGTTCCTCCCCCAGGAATCGCCGTACATTGCCGTACAATGTAATTATTTATAACCACTTCTTTCATTATAGGGGGAGTCAAACAACAAAGTCAAACATTTTACTAGAGTTATACTGGGTTTAGAACCTGTTCCAACATAGGAGTGACCCAAGTCATCATCACGGGTGTAACCCAAGTTTCAAAAGCCGATGCCGCCAGTACAACCACGACCATAGCCAAAGTCAGGCCTGTATAAGATAAAAAGGGACGAGCAAAACTCCCATTACGGTTCATAAGAACTCTACTTCGGATAATCCCCAGTGAGAAACTTACCGCGGCTACACTGCCAATAAGCAATGCAGGAATAATGATCAGATTATGTGGCGCAATGGACACGAACGCAAATAATAAACCTTTCCAACTGAACTGACCGACAAGACAACCCACCGTAAACCCAATAAGAACTCCTTTTAGAAAATCTAAAATGAGAATACCAGGAAGTCCGATGACGGAAAGTCCCAAAATCCAAATTAGTCCAATCCACTTTAAATGCAGCCCCGCTACAGCCCAAAAATCTAGCTGGTTGAACTCGACTCCACCCTGATTTACGGATACAAAGAAATCTCCAAGATATCTTGATAGATCTTGCTGTTGCTCCAGTGTCAGCGCATTGACCATTAATGCACCAAAAACAACACCCATCAGAAAAAGCACAGATACGAATACATACAGTGACGTCTGATCCTTGAGCGCATGACGAAACGGTTGCAGCATGCGGGAGCCCCTTTCTCTCGTTCATAGTCGTCTTCCTCTTTAAATCAGACTATGTACAAGCTAGCTCCCTTATGCTTCAAAAATAACATTATGATTTGATGACCTTGCCGTATGTCCCGCCCCCACCTGGAGATAAATTTAATCTTCCACTTCGTGCTTCACAAATGAGACCAGCAAGCTCATCACCTACGACTTCAGCAAGTTCTAACTGTGATACTTGATGCAAAATGTTCATTTCAGTACCGAAGACTTTGAGCAAGAGATTAAGCTTAGATGGACCAAGGCCCGGAATAAATTCCAAGGGCACTTGATAATGATACGGCGGGCGATGTGAGGGAATCGAAGGCTCGCTGCGATCACTAATAGAATGGATTCTATCCAGAACTCCACGTACTAATTTGGGACTACCGCAATAAGGACAACGCTCCACCGAATGCTCGGTCTCATTGATGATGTAATTACACCCACCGCAGTATGTTCGGTGGTACTTACCCAAGCGAGGATTCAAGCCATAATTGCCGGCTACCTTTCTCCCATCTTCACGCTTCAGAGCTTTTTCGAACTCACGATAACTAGGCTCCCGTAGAATCAATTCATTGTATTCCCTACCGATCTTGCCAAGAGAGTGTGCGTCTGAATTGGTCAAGATGGTATACCGATCTAGCTCACTGATCAATCCTGCCATTTCACTATCGGCACTTAGGCCAAGCTCAACCGCACTGACAAGTTCAGGATCCAGTACCTCATCCAAACGTGGGGCACAACTACCATAAATACTTCGATGAGGTGTAAAAATATGAGCAGGAATTACCATGCCGCCTCGGGCATATACCTCTTCTTGCAACGCACGTGCTGGCGCGTATACACGTTGGGAGCTTAGACTTACATTCTTCATTCTTTGCTCCAACCAACCCGTAAATGACCGCATCATATCGAAATAAGGTAAGTAGACCAAAATATGCGCTGGTCCCATACCTGGTTCACGAATTTCTAATTCTGTACCCAGTAAGATGGTCGTTCCCTTATAAGAAATCCCACCATCTTCTAACTCCTTCATCTCGCCTTTGCTTAAGCTAACGACAATGTCATCCTGTACTCCAGGTGAATGGCAATCGATAATCCCCACGAGACTGATGCCCTTGCGCTCATGAGCTTCCTTTGCAATGTTCTCAAACGTCAGATTCCGACTACCACTAATTTTTACAGGAGCGCCCTGACCCGTACGACCTATGTGTATATGAAGATCAGCATAATAAGACGATAAATCTAATGGTTTACTCATCGTTACTTAACTTGGCTGTCTTGTGCAAGTTGTTGTTTCCAAATATATACCGCCATGATCGTCTTACTATCCGCAATACGACCCTCGGCAATGTAATTCTCACATTCTTCTAAAGTAGCCTCATACACTTCAAGAAATTCATCTTCATCCAGAGCCATTTCCCCTGCTGACAATCCCTCTGCAAGATACAAGTGAATCATTTCATCTGCAAAACCGGGAGATGTATAGAACGAATGTAGCAGACTTATATGCTCACAGCGATATCCTGTCTCTTCCTGAAGCTCTCGCTTGGCAGCCTCCATCGGATCTTCACCCTTCTCCAGCTTACCTGCGGGGATCTCAAGCTCACACCGACCCATAGGTTGACGATATTGATCCACAAGAAGTAATCGCCCTTCATGAATAGCAATTACAGCAACCGCACCAGGGTGCTTCACAACCTCGCGTGTAGCTTGTGAACCATCGGGAAGTTCTACCGTATCGATCTGAAGAGAAATAATTCTCCCTGAGAAAATAGGTTCTGTAGATATCGTCTTTTCGATTAACTTATCCTGTGCTGTAGTCATTATTTTTCCTCCTAAAATGAAATAGATAACGTCATAACTTGTCCACCTGAGACATATGCTGTAACTATACCAAAACCCGTCTTAGAAAAGGAGCAGCGCTATGAAATCATATTTCTCCAATGATCGTTTGCGAGCCCAAGGAAAGGCCTGGCAAATCCGCATTCTTTTGTCCCAGTGGCAAAAAGAGGCGGGAGCAACCGTTAAAGTTAAAGAACTTTTAGAATCGCGACGTACCAAATAAATGAATTCAACAGAACAGGAAGTGATGAACTATGGGTTATTCTCCATTCTGTGAAAATAATAAATCGGAGTCTTACCGTGAAATATATCTTGAATCTTTAATTCGTTCTGGCGAGATTGAAAAGGCACTTTCGCGTATCCAGGAGTGGACAGCAGAAGAGATAGCGAAGTCATCTTCCTTTATGGAGAGTATGAGTCAGTTGTCAATCATCTGCCAACTACGGATGAATGTCCCTATTATGGACCTTATTCTGAGCCATATTCGTGTAGCCGAACTTATTCATCGAACAGTAGCCTTAGGTCTGCTTGATCTTGCTGAGACTTTAGTGAACAAGTATCCCGATAATTATCACCAAAGCGAGCTTATCCAGTCTCTTTATAAACACGGTTACGTATCTACGGCTAAGGAGAAATTAACCTCCTTTCATAAGCTGCTTCTCAATGAAAAAAGTTGCTCTGTACTGAATCTAAACTTTATATCTGCTGAAATCCTTCATGATGAGGGTCGTTATTCCGAGGCTGCTGAAATTTTCGAATCACTTGTCATAAGTAATCCTGACATGGCTCGGGCTCGATTCGGTGCTGCATCCTGTTATCTACTCGACGCAATTGACAACCTAACAGGAAGGATCACTATATACAACCCGTCTGAAGAAGATAGAATGAGAATAGAGAGGTATCTAAGTGACATCACGCAATCTCTCCAAATCATAACTAAATCTGGATGGCATACGGTCTGGTCACTCGAGCAGCAACGGAACCTGCCGGATCAAGTAGTAGAACAGTCTGCCTTGTTACATTAAGTTCTTTAGGCTCCTGCCCTCTTATCCAAGTCATACATAGACAAACCGCCCAGGCTGTCATGAAGACTAACCTAGGCGGTGCATATGATGATCGCCTAGAATTAGCGAGTCACAGTCTGTCTAACGATCTCAAGTGCAAATTGGGCGACTTTAACAATATCCTCGCTCTTGATACGCTCTTTGGTTGTGTGAATATCTTCATATCCAACAGCTAAATTTACTGTAGGTATTCCTAATCCATTGAAAATATTGGCATCACTTCCCCCTCCTGAGAGGAAAGTATCTCCTGATAATCCTAATTGCCCCGCTGCCTTCTTCGCCAACAATACAACATCCTCACTACCTGAAAAATGGAATGCCGGATAAATAATATTACTATGGAATTCTCCACGTGCGTGGTAATCACGGCAAGCTGAATCAACCGCTTCCTTCATATCAGCAATTTGTTTGTTCACCTTATCCTGAGAAATACTACGTGCTTCTGCATATAACTTCACATAGTCTGGCACAATATTCGTCTGGCCACCGCCTTCGAATTTACCAATATTTGCAGTTGTTTCTTCATCAATACGACCCAGATTCATACGGGAAATGGCTTTACCTGCAACTTGAATTGCGCTAATCCCATCCTCAGGATTCACCCCAGCATGAGCTGATTTTCCGAAAATTTCGATCTCAATCCGCGCTTGCGTAGGAGCTCCAACACAGATAGAACCGACTTCTCCGTTAGAATCTATCGCAAATCCGAATTTGGCATCCAAGTGTTTAGCATCTAATGCTCTTGCACCCATAAGTCCTGATTCTTCTCCAGCAGTAATCACGAACTGAATTTGGCCATGTGGTAGGTTATTCTCTTTGAGCACTTGAATAAGCTCAAGAAGAGCCGCGACACCCGCTTTATCATCCGAACCAAGAATCGTAGTGCCATCGCTGCGAATCCATCCATCTTCACCGATAATCGGCTTAATCCCGACTCCCGGTGTCACCGTATCCATATGACACGTGAATAGGAAAGGCTCAGCAGACGAGTCTCCATTTGGTTTCAGAGTGGCAATCAGGTTGCCAGCTCCGTGACCTGTAATCGCCTGGGAATCATCTTCCACCACTTCAAGTCCAAGACTCTCAAACTTAGCTTTCAAGAAATCTGCAATTTGCCGCTCATGTTTTGTCTCACTGTCAATGGATACTAGCTCTATAAATTGTGCGATAACTCTTTCCTGATTAATCAATGTACTTTCCTCGCCTTCTCTTTTGCGTTAATATAAATGGATATAGTCAATACTTGACTAGTTGGACAAGCTTCACATGATTCAAGTTCATTCTAATTTTAATAAAAGGAGTATCTCAATATGCAGAAAAAAAGGTTGAAAATCGTCGTTTATATAATGTTATTTGCTATGCTTGGATCAACATTGCTCGCCCTTCTTGAGCCATTGTTCATGCGTTAATTTTAGGGCTAGCCTAATCCATTATAATCAAACACCTCGTTAAACAACGGGACAATCTCCTGTGCAACTTGTTCCACAGTAAATGTAAGGCCAGTGACATCTTCTAGCGATGTCACACCATATTGTTCAATGCCGCAGGGAATAATACCTTGGAATCCAGCTTGTTGAATGCCCGCTTTGATATTAAAAGCGAATCCATGACTGGCTATAAATCCTTTCCTGCGGCGACACTTATTAAATTTCACACCAATCGCTGCTATTTTGGTATCCCCGACCCAAACTCCGGTATATTCCGGCTTTCTAGATCCTTCAACTCCAAATAATTTCAAGTAATTTATAATTACCTGCTCCAGCTCTCGTAAATAGCCGTGTAAATCCAGTCCTTTTGTACCGTCAAGCCACAATAAAGGATAACCCACTAGTTGTCCTGGGCCATGATATGTAATATCTCCACCACGATCGATTTCAAACAAAGCTATTCCCTGCTCCTGCAATTGTTCAGGACTTAGAAGTAGATGTTCAGGGTGTCGTTGTGAGCCTATCGTATACGTCGGTGGATGTTGAAGAAGCAGCAGGTGTTCCTGCTGCTGTCCTTCATCAATGGCTTTTACGAGCATTTTCTGCATTTCCCAGGCTTCTCCGTATTCCATCATCGGAAAATACCGGACTTCCAAGGATTTCGTCATGCCGTTCATCGCCTCGTCTCTCAAATAACGGATGGATCAGATCTCCCAATCAATCGCTGATCAATACACTTGAGTGTCCATATTATAGCTTTCCATATTATCCTTCACGCGCTGCATAAATCTTCCGCAAATGACACCGTCCAATATCCGATGGTCAAGTGACAGACACATGTTAGCCATGGAACGAACTGCGATCATATCATTAATAACTACAGGTCTCTTAACAATGGATTCGAAGGTAAGAATTGCGGCCTGCGGATAGTTAATGATCGGTTGAGTCAAAATAGATCCGAAAGAACCGGTATTATTTACGGTAAAAGTTCCGCCTTGCATATCATCAAGCTTCAGCTTACCCGCACGGACCTTGCTAGCAAGATCCTCGATTTCCCTGGCAAGACCAGCGATATTCTTCTGATCTGCTTTCTTAATAACCGGTGTCAATACAGAATCTTCTGTCCCAACAGCAAGTGAAATGTTGATGTCCCGTTTAACAATAATCTTGTCCACAGCCCAAACCGAGTTCATGATCGGATAGTCCTTGATCGCGCCAACTACAGCTTTCATCAGGAAAGCTAGATAGGTAAGATTAACGCCTTCTTTTTTCATGAAATCATGCTTCAATTTATTACGGAGCTGAACCAGATTGGTGACATCAACCTCAATCATCATCCAACCATGTGGGATCTCCGATACACTTTGACGCATACGTGTAGCAATCGTGTTACGGATTGGTGTCACATCGATGAAATGTTCAGAACGATCTCCTGCCTCAACCTCAATCTTTGGAATTTTTGGAGATTCCGTCAAATGAAGCCCAGAATGACGAACTGGCTCTTCAGCAACCCGAGTTGGTTCGAAAGATACCGGTGAGGTGTATTGAGCCTGCTGTGGAGCAGGCGATGGAGCTGAAGGCGCTGCTCCTCCTCCATCAATATAGGCTAGCACGTCTTTACGCGTAATCCGCCCACCGAGACCCGTCCCAGGGACATTTTGCAAGTTGATCCCGTGTTGTGCAGCTAGCGTCTGTACTGCTGGTGAATAACGGCTACGCTGCGACTGATCTGTAGCAATTCCTGAATTACTTACACGTGCATTATCATTAACATCCGAAGACTTGTCATCAGAGATCAGATCAACACCAGCGTCAGTCGTCTCAATTCGGCAAATCACAGTACCGACCTTAATCTCCTGACCTTCTTCCGCTAGTAGCTCTCCCATAATCCCATCCATTGTTGAAGGAATTTCGGCGTTAACTTTGTCCGTGATTACTTCACAGATCGGCTCAAATTGCTCTACTGAGTCGCCTGGCTTCTTCAGCCATTTGCCAATAGTAGCAGATACAAGTGACTCTGCCAGTTGAGGCATCGTGACATCGGTTAACTTTTTATTAGATGACATATTCTCACTCACTCCCAATTAGTAAAGCGCCAATTGCAGCATGGCTTCTTTGACTTTATCTTTACTGAGCATAAAGAACTTCTCCATTGGAGGACTGATCGGCATTGCAGGAACATCCGGTCCACACAATCTCGCAATAGGTGCATCTAGCTCAAATAGACACTCCTCTGAAATAATGGCCGATACCTCAGCACCGACACCACCTGTCTTATTATCCTCATGAACGATTAATACCTTGCCTGTTTTACGAGCCGCTTCAATAATCGCATCACGATCCAGCGGCTGGATTGTTCGAAGATCCAACACATGTGATGTAATGCCTTGTTCCTTTTCCAAGTCAGCCGCCGCTTGCATAATAAAATGAAGTGGAAGACTGTAGCTGATCACGGTGAGATCAGAACCTTCACGCAGAACATTAGCCTTGCCAATCGGTACGATATAATCGTCCTCAGGGACATCCTCTTTAATCAGCTTGTAACATTTCTTATTTTCGAAGAACAACACAGGATCAGGATCCCGTACAGCTGCCTTCAGCAAGCCTTTGGCATCGTACGCCGAATAAGGCGCAATAATCTTCAAGCCTGGGGTACCGAAGAAAATGGATTCCGCACATTGCGAATGGTATAAACCACCGAATATCCCTCCACCGATAGGCGCACGAACGACCAATGGGCAGTTCCAATCATTATTAGAACGATAACGGATCTTAGCCGCCTCGCTGATAATTTGATTTGTTGCAGGTAACATAAAGTCAGAATACTGCATTTCCGCAATCGGCTTCATTCCGTACATCGCTGCCCCGATCGCTACGCCGGCAATTGCTGACTCCGCAAGTGGCGTATCGATAACACGATCCTCACCAAACTGTGCATGCAGTCCTTTTGTCGTCGTAAAGACGCCACCTTTGACCCCAACATCTTCTCCCAAAATAAATACATTCTCATCACGTTCCATTTCCTCTTTCATCGCAAGGCGAATGGCGTCTATATACTCCATAACTGGCATTTATTGACCCTCCTCTGCGCTGTCAGCGTAAACGTGCAGCAACGTATCTTCTGGCTTAGGAAATGGTGCGTTATCAGCTGAATCAATCGCTTCTTTAACTTGCTTGTGTAACTCTTTATTAAGCGCCTCATCCTGTTCTTCATCCCAAATATTACATTCAATGAGATAGGACTTCAGCTTTGGAATACCATCTTTCTTCCAGTTCTCGTCAACCTCATCCTTCGTCCGATACACTAGATCGTTATCCGAAGTTGTATGTGGTGACAGTCGGTACATCACGGCTTCGATTAAAGTTGGACCCTCACCGCGAAGTGCACGCTCCCGTGCTTCCTTCACGACACGATATACTTCCAGAGCGTCGTTGCCGTCGACCTCGATACCAGGAAACCCATATCCCTTAGCACGATCATACACACGCCCACCAAGCTGTTTACTGATCGGCACTGAAATCGCATATTGGTTATTCTCACACATGAAAATGACCGGTAGCTTATGCACACCAGCAAAGTTCAAACCTTCATGGAAGTCCCCTTGGTTACTAGAACCTTCCCCAAAGGTAACAAATGAAACAATATCTTCACCCTTCATTTTAGCGGCTAAGGCCACACCAACAGCATGAGGTACTTGTGTTGTTACGGGACTTGATCCAGTCACAATCCGTAGTCGTTTACTACCGAAATGTCCCGGCATCTGACGTCCGCCACTGTTAGGATCTTCCGCCTTAGCGAAAGCAGATAACATAAGTTCTCTTACCGTCATGCCGACAGATAGAACAAATCCGTAATCACGATAATACGGTAGGAAATAATCACGTTGCCGATCCAAGGCAAACGCTGCAGCAACCTGTGCCGCCTCCTGGCCAATACCAGAAACGTGAAAATTAATCTTACCTGCCCGTTGTAGGAGCAAGTTGAGCTCATCGAATTTCCGCGCGAGCAACATATATTTGTACATGTCCACCACTTCGGTATCCGACAATCCGAGCTGCTCATGTTTGTGTTTAGTCTGTGTTAAACTCTTTGCGTTCATGGGAGTTACCTCCTTCAATTATGTCTTTCCCCAGATTTCTTATCTCATCTTAAAACCTGGTACTAAGACTTGGTTTAACCTCATTATAATCTCTTTTCCCGCAAAAAGAAAATATTACTTTATTCTCTTAGATCACAGTAGCTTGACCGTCTACCGCTAATGCCGCTTCACCGATAATTTCGGACAAAGAAGGATGTGCAAACACAGCTTGACCAACTTCCCATGGCGTTGCATCGAGCACTTGAGCTAAGGTCGCACCGCTGATCAATTCAGTTACATGTGCGCCAATCATATGAACACCAATAATATCGTTGGTACGAGCATTGGACACTATTTTTACAAAGCCATCTTGTTCTCCATGAACTAGCGCTTTGCCAATCGCCGAGAAAGGAACCTTACCGATCTTAAGTTCAATCCCTTGTTCACGAGCTTCCTTCTCCGATATTCCAACTGAAGCCACTTCAGGACGCGAATATACGCAACGTGGTACATGGTGTGCGTTATAACCATGCCCGGATTCCCCAGCCAAGTGATTCACTGCGACTATTCCTTCATGACTAGCAACATGTGCCAGTTGCAATCCACCTATACAGTCACCGATCGCATAAATATGTGGTTCTGTCGTCTGCATGGATTCGTTCACTCGGATAAATCCCCTTTCCAAGGCGATATCTGTATTCTCTAGTCCAATATTCTCCACGTTGGCCTGACGACCAATCGAGAGCAATAGCTTGTCTCCTTGGAGTTCGATATTTTCTTCGCCACGCTTCGCCGAAATATGTACGACTTGATCTTTCACCTCGAAAGTATCCGTCAGTACACTTACACCGGTCAGCACAGTGACACCACGCCGCCCAAGTTGTTTCTGAAGCTCACGTGACAATTCCTCATCTTCTGTTGGTAGCAGTTGGCTTGCCGCTTCCACAATTGTGACTTGAACACCGAAATCACTAAGAAGTGAAGCCCACTCTACTCCGATTACGCCTCCGCCAACAATAATAATTGAAGCAGGAAGTTCCTCCATTTGCAGTGCTTCATCGCTACTTAATATATACTTACCATCAAGAGTTAATCCCGGTAATGTGCGTGGACGAGATCCAGTTGCAATAATCAAATATTCAGGAATAATGGTTTCCATTTCACCGTTAGTTAACTCAACAGCAACTGCTCCACTTTTAGGAGAGAATATCGAAGGTCCCGTAACCCGTCCTTTCCCTTGAATAATTTGAATCTTATGTTTCTTCATCAGGTATTTGACACCTGTATGTAGCTGGTCCACGATTCCTTGTTTGCGCTCTTGCACCTTCGGGAAGAAAAGGGACACTCCTGATGTCTCAATACCGAAACTTGCACTATCTTTCATTTGTGCGAATAGTTCTGCGCTCCGGAGTAGTGCTTTACTTGGGATACATCCACGATGTAGACATGTTCCTCCAAGCTTGTCCTGTTCAATAATCACAACATCCTTGCCTAATTGGGCTGCACGTATTGCCGCAACATATCCTCCCGTACCCCCACCAAGAATCGCTACATCGCATGAAATAGTCATTACTTATCTCCACCCATTCATTATAATAATCAATAGTATTTCGTCATCTTATTGTACCTCGTTTTACGGCTAATACAAATAAATGGAACCAAATAGACAGAATATCAATAACAAGTTATGATTAAAAAAATTACATTTTTTTAGGAAAGGAAGACAATTTTCATGAAATTGAAGACTTCCCGATTTATTGCGATTCTTATTCTCGTTATTCCGGGTATCGCGGCCATGATTGGCTTCCTTAAAATGAAAGACACTATATTCTTATATATGTCCAATCACGGAGACGATGCACTCACCACGATTACTTTCGACTGGCTAAATTTTATTATAGGTCTAATCTTATTTCTGTGCGGTATCAGTTTCTTAGCTGGTTGGACCTTCTTCCGCGACCGAAAACGGAATTATGTAGGGCCAAGGTTCCGCAAAAAGGCGTGATTCAAAGCAAAAACCTCTTTTCGCTAGACGCCGAAAGAGGTTTTTATTTTACTCATAAAGAGCGTCCTTCAATTTACTCGACATCTTAGATTCATTCTTCGATGACACTCGTAACAACGTTCTCCGCAAGCGTCCATTCTCTGCAGTTAATTTCTCCACTTGTTCGATCAGTTGATTAATCAAAACCTTATCTTGCTCAGAGATTCCTGTATGTTCAAGCATTGTTCTATAATGCTCCAATTTCAACTCTTCTGTTTCTGCTGACATACTGCGCCTCCACTTCATTTAGCTATAGTGCTTCAGTTGCTAACTTCTATTTTATCATATATCAGATAATTAAGAGTTCTCTACGTAAGAGAG is part of the Paenibacillus segetis genome and encodes:
- a CDS encoding thiamine pyrophosphate-dependent dehydrogenase E1 component subunit alpha; this translates as MNAKSLTQTKHKHEQLGLSDTEVVDMYKYMLLARKFDELNLLLQRAGKINFHVSGIGQEAAQVAAAFALDRQRDYFLPYYRDYGFVLSVGMTVRELMLSAFAKAEDPNSGGRQMPGHFGSKRLRIVTGSSPVTTQVPHAVGVALAAKMKGEDIVSFVTFGEGSSNQGDFHEGLNFAGVHKLPVIFMCENNQYAISVPISKQLGGRVYDRAKGYGFPGIEVDGNDALEVYRVVKEARERALRGEGPTLIEAVMYRLSPHTTSDNDLVYRTKDEVDENWKKDGIPKLKSYLIECNIWDEEQDEALNKELHKQVKEAIDSADNAPFPKPEDTLLHVYADSAEEGQ
- the lpdA gene encoding dihydrolipoyl dehydrogenase; protein product: MTISCDVAILGGGTGGYVAAIRAAQLGKDVVIIEQDKLGGTCLHRGCIPSKALLRSAELFAQMKDSASFGIETSGVSLFFPKVQERKQGIVDQLHTGVKYLMKKHKIQIIQGKGRVTGPSIFSPKSGAVAVELTNGEMETIIPEYLIIATGSRPRTLPGLTLDGKYILSSDEALQMEELPASIIIVGGGVIGVEWASLLSDFGVQVTIVEAASQLLPTEDEELSRELQKQLGRRGVTVLTGVSVLTDTFEVKDQVVHISAKRGEENIELQGDKLLLSIGRQANVENIGLENTDIALERGFIRVNESMQTTEPHIYAIGDCIGGLQLAHVASHEGIVAVNHLAGESGHGYNAHHVPRCVYSRPEVASVGISEKEAREQGIELKIGKVPFSAIGKALVHGEQDGFVKIVSNARTNDIIGVHMIGAHVTELISGATLAQVLDATPWEVGQAVFAHPSLSEIIGEAALAVDGQATVI
- a CDS encoding DUF2627 domain-containing protein, producing the protein MKLKTSRFIAILILVIPGIAAMIGFLKMKDTIFLYMSNHGDDALTTITFDWLNFIIGLILFLCGISFLAGWTFFRDRKRNYVGPRFRKKA